The genomic interval GCTAGATTTTACAAATTCAAATAGTGAGGCAATAGCCTCGGGCGTGTTGAAGTCATCGTCCATCGCTTCTTCGAATTTCCTTCTAAATTCTAAAATTGAAAGGTAATATTCCTTTTCTCTTCCATATAATGCCTTTTCATTTATTTTTCTATCGGCATTTTCTGCAGCCTTCTGAAGATCATCTTTAAGCCTTTTTAGTCTGTCCAATCCTCTATGGGCCATGTCAAGGTTTTCTTCACTGAAATCGGCAGGGCTTCGGTAATGATATGAGGCAAAGAAAAATCGCAACAATTCAGCATCCCATTTTTCCAGTGCATCTTTTATGTTGATTATGTTGCCAAGAGATTTGCTCATTTTCTCTCCATTTACTTTGAGCATTCCGGAATGAAGCCAGTAATTTACAAATTTTTTGCCATACGCAGCCTCGGTCTGAGCAATTTCATTTTCGTGGTGGGGAAATATCAAATCATGTCCCCCCCCGTGGATATCAAACGGTAAACCAAGATATTTGCTGCTCATTGTAGAGCATTCTATATGCCATCCCGGCCTTCCCTTTCCCCATGGGCTTTGCCAGTACGGCTCTCCTGCTTTTGCATTTTTCCATAGGGCAAAGTCGAGTGGACTTTTCTTTTTTTCTCCTAGTTCAATACGGGTACCTGCTTTCATCTCGCTTATTTTTTGTCCTGATAGTTTTCCATAGTCCTTGAACTTTTCTACAGAAAAATAAACATCGCCGTCTGCCACGTATCCATATCCATTTTCGATTATTTTTTTTGTTGTATCGATGATATCCTCTATGTGCTCCGATGCTTTCGGATATATGTCAGCCTCTCTTATGCCCAGTCTTTTCATGTCTGACAGGCACCTCTCCGTATACATTGCGGAATATTTCAACGGAGGCATACCTCTATCATTTGCAGATTTTATAATCTTGTCATCTACATCTGTTATATTCTGGACATAGGTTACTTCATATCCTTTGTACTCCAGACATCTTCTTATTATATCGAAAGCGACATAGGTGCGGGCATGGCCAATATGTGCATCGCTGTAGACGGTCATACCGCAAACGTACATCTTGGTCTTTCCTTTTTCCACCGAAACAAATTCTTCTTTTTTTCTGCCCAGCGTGTTG from Candidatus Thermoplasmatota archaeon carries:
- the cysS gene encoding cysteine--tRNA ligase, which codes for MLKIYNTLGRKKEEFVSVEKGKTKMYVCGMTVYSDAHIGHARTYVAFDIIRRCLEYKGYEVTYVQNITDVDDKIIKSANDRGMPPLKYSAMYTERCLSDMKRLGIREADIYPKASEHIEDIIDTTKKIIENGYGYVADGDVYFSVEKFKDYGKLSGQKISEMKAGTRIELGEKKKSPLDFALWKNAKAGEPYWQSPWGKGRPGWHIECSTMSSKYLGLPFDIHGGGHDLIFPHHENEIAQTEAAYGKKFVNYWLHSGMLKVNGEKMSKSLGNIINIKDALEKWDAELLRFFFASYHYRSPADFSEENLDMAHRGLDRLKRLKDDLQKAAENADRKINEKALYGREKEYYLSILEFRRKFEEAMDDDFNTPEAIASLFEFVKSSNKYIMECKPDKELSRYALDTLLELGGIITLFQDEAGKKDAVSLLTTLIEKHGGTAKEKNLEGLMEEIIEIRQNARKEKDWKKADAIRDELAELGFEIQDTSDGTKWRMK